One Ricinus communis isolate WT05 ecotype wild-type chromosome 2, ASM1957865v1, whole genome shotgun sequence DNA segment encodes these proteins:
- the LOC107262462 gene encoding uncharacterized protein LOC107262462, which yields MAKGADVSVHVLKLINLIERLEIKCTLAELLNQIVTAQRTMQGKGKETALVIASTCKAKSKISAKRKSSTKSTGSVFKTKGKGKGKELLHYYIDDLSLYGYLYLMKYKSKSFTEFKEFMAKVENQTGLSIKALEFDRAGEYLSSEFEQFLKEHGIVSQLTPLGTP from the exons ATGGCTAAGGGTGCTGATGTGTCAGTACATGTACTTAAGTTGATCAATTTAATTGAGCGACTTGAG ATTAAGTGTACACTAGCTGAGCTCCTTAATCAAATAGTGACAGCTCAGAGAACTATGCAGGGTAAAGGTAAAGAGACTGCTCTTGTCATTGCTTCGACTTGTAAGGCTAAGTCAAAGATAAGCGCAAAGAGAAAATCTTCGACTAAATCCACTGGTAGCGTATTCAAGACTAAAGGCAAAGGAAAGGGCAAGGAG TTACTTCATTACTATATTGATGATTTATCACTGTATGGGTATTTGTACCTTATGAAGTACAAGTCAAAATCTTTTACAGAGTTCAAAGAATTCATGGCTAAAGTAGAGAATCAAACAGGCCTAAGTATTAAAGCCCTTGAATTTGATCGAGCTGGTGAATATTTAAGCAGTGAGTTTGAACAATTTCTAAAGGAACATGGCATTGTTTCACAACTTACACCCCTTGGAACACCATAA